The DNA region GGAAATGGGCGTAGGAACGAATGCCTTCCCGATCCATGGCGGCTCGTATGTCATCGCGCAGTTCGTTTGGCTTTAAATGGGATACGATCACCGCTGCGCTGGTTTTCATTGCCCTGCCAACCATCCCTTCACCATAATCGAATTGAAGTACGGACAGGGTTTCGGGCTGGAAACCACGGCTGACATGCGGCAGGATCTTGTTTTTTGATTCATTCCAAAGGAAGACAACGCTGCGGTCTGCCTTTAGCATGGTGATGGATACATCCACCAGGGTTTGAAAGACATGGTTCAGCGTGACGCTTCGCAGGATCTTTTCATCCGCCTGATACAGCGCCTCGATCTCGCCCGTGCGTTTTTCCAGATCCGCGGTGCGTTTCTTTACCAGTCGTTCCAATTCCCGGTTGCGCGTTTCGATGTTTTTCACTCCCCAGCGCAAACCGCCAATCAAACTGACACCAAGCACAACGACAGCCAACCCCAGGAACCACCAAGTCTCCCAGAATGGCGGCACAACAATTATGCTGATGGCTTGTCCCTGTTCATTCCATGTGCCGTCACTGTTCGAGCCTCGCAGGCGCAGTGTGTAATTTCCGCCGGGCAGATTTGTATAACGACCGTTCCTTTGCGTGCCGATATTGATCCAATCGTTGTCAAAGCCTTCCAGCATGTACGCATACTGATTTCTCGATGGTTGTTCATAGGCGAAGGCGGTAAATTCGAACTCAAAAGAGTCTTGGGGCCATTCCAGTGTGATGTTTTGCAGATATTCGACAGATAGCGTATCTTCGTGTGGGGCGCCATCCCGCGTCAGGGATGTGAGGGAAACCTTGGGAGCGTAGGGATTATCCTTGATCTCCTCCGGAGAAAATAGGATCAATCCATTAATGCCTCCAAAATACATCTTTCCGTTTTGGTCTTTGGCAAAGGCGTTCTGGTTGAATTCGTTGCTCTGTAATCCGTCGCTGACCGTGAAGTTGCGGAAGGTTCGGTCGGCTGGATCGAATTTGGAAAGTCCATAGTTCGTGCTTACCCAGAGATATCCCATTTCATCTTCGAGAATTCCATAAATGATATTGTTCGGCAGACCTTCATTTTCTGTAAAGTGGGAGAAGGTGTTGTTTCCGGGCTCAAAGCGATCCAGTCCGCCGCCATATGTGCCGATCCAAAGGATTCCATCCTTATCTTCATGGATGACCATAATGGCGTTGCCGCCAAGCGAAGATGGATTCTCCGGATTATGGGTATACCGAGTGACCTCATTTGTCTCAAGGTTGATGCGTCTTAACCCGTCATCGAACGTGCCAACCCAAAGGTTTTGGCTGCCATCTTCGATGATGGCATTGACCTGATGCCCGGAAAAGATATCCGGATTGCCCTCTTCCGGTTCATATTGTTGAAATCCCTGATCGTCTCTGTTGAACAGATAAAGTCCGCGGTTTGTGCCGATCCAAAGATTCCCTGATGTATCTTCATGGATCGCAAAGATCGTTTCTCTTGTGTTGATATTATCGCCGGTTCCAACTTGCTGATAACTGAGAAAGGAGTTCGTTTCAGGGTCGAAGCGGTTTAATCCACGAGTTGTGCCAACCCACAAGACTCCCTGCCTGTCACTGTAAAGCGAGATGACGCTGTCATTGCTGATCGTTGTCGGATCATTGGGATTGTGTTCGAAATATGTGAACTGCTCTGTGAGCGGATCGAAACGATTCAATCCGCCGTCAAGCGTGCCTATCCATACATAACCTTCATTGTCTGCAAGGATGGGGAAGATGAAGTTGCTGCTCAGGCTGGATGCGTTGTTTGGATTTTTGTGATAATAGGCGAACCTGTCCTGCTGGCGGTTATATTTGTTCAATCCGCCGCCATAGGTCCCGATCCATAAGACGCCGCTTGCATCTTCATAGATGGTAAATACCTGGTTGTTACTCAGGCTGTTTGAAACGGTTGGTTGATGCTGGTGATGAATGAAGCGAGCATTTTGTGGATCGTAACGGTCAAGTCCGTTGTTTGTGCCGATCCACAGCCCGCCGGAACGATCCTTATAGAGGGTGTACACGGTGTTCCCCGCCAGGCTGTCGGGGTTGCTTTCAGAATTCGTAAATCTTGTGAAATACCTATCTTCTGTGTGATAAAGGTTTAACCCATTTCCGGTACCGATCCACATTTCTCCTTCCCGCCCTTCGGCGATGCTCAGAACGCGGTTATGACTCAGGCTGAACAGGTTGTTTTCGCTGAATTTATGAACCGTGAAACTTTTGTCCGTTTTGTCATATACGCTAAGCCCCGCATTGGCGCTCCCGATCCATAGCAGCCCTTTTGTATCTTTGAATAAGGCGCGGATGGGGATGCGTGTCCTGCTTTGTGCTTCGGGTTGATTGGTGGGAAAGGCGTAATAATGGGTGAAACTGTCTGTTTCAAAATGCAGGAAATCCAGCCCGTTGTTGGTGCCGATCCATAGTCCATCTTCATCAAGGCAAAGGGCATGGATCTCATTTCCGGCTATGCTGTCATCATCTGCAGCGCTATGGATGTAATGTTTGAATTGGTTGGTGTAGGGGTCGTAGCGGTTCAATCCGCCTGTTCGTGTGCCGATCCATAGATATCCCTGTTCGTCCTCTACAAGGGTTGTGACGGCACGGTCGCTTAGGCTGGATGGAGTGTTTGCATCGGGTTTGTAGACTTTGAAATCGTATCCATCATAGCGGTTCAATCCGTCGTCTGTGCCAACCCAGAGGAAGCCCTTTTGGTCTTGCAGGATGGCGTTTACGACACTCTGTGAGAGACCTTCTTCGATGCTGATCTGTTCAAAGCGGATGTTTTTTCCGTACGGGATGGATAGGCTGGATGGAGGAGAATCAGGTGTGAGGTCGGAAGGTGAAGCGGATGGGGGTGTTTCCGGCGTGATGGCAGGGAATCCCGTGCCGCATGAAGCCGAGAACGTGACGAGGGTGACCATCCATAAAAGCCAAAACTTTCTC from Anaerolineales bacterium includes:
- a CDS encoding two-component regulator propeller domain-containing protein — translated: MRKFWLLWMVTLVTFSASCGTGFPAITPETPPSASPSDLTPDSPPSSLSIPYGKNIRFEQISIEEGLSQSVVNAILQDQKGFLWVGTDDGLNRYDGYDFKVYKPDANTPSSLSDRAVTTLVEDEQGYLWIGTRTGGLNRYDPYTNQFKHYIHSAADDDSIAGNEIHALCLDEDGLWIGTNNGLDFLHFETDSFTHYYAFPTNQPEAQSRTRIPIRALFKDTKGLLWIGSANAGLSVYDKTDKSFTVHKFSENNLFSLSHNRVLSIAEGREGEMWIGTGNGLNLYHTEDRYFTRFTNSESNPDSLAGNTVYTLYKDRSGGLWIGTNNGLDRYDPQNARFIHHQHQPTVSNSLSNNQVFTIYEDASGVLWIGTYGGGLNKYNRQQDRFAYYHKNPNNASSLSSNFIFPILADNEGYVWIGTLDGGLNRFDPLTEQFTYFEHNPNDPTTISNDSVISLYSDRQGVLWVGTTRGLNRFDPETNSFLSYQQVGTGDNINTRETIFAIHEDTSGNLWIGTNRGLYLFNRDDQGFQQYEPEEGNPDIFSGHQVNAIIEDGSQNLWVGTFDDGLRRINLETNEVTRYTHNPENPSSLGGNAIMVIHEDKDGILWIGTYGGGLDRFEPGNNTFSHFTENEGLPNNIIYGILEDEMGYLWVSTNYGLSKFDPADRTFRNFTVSDGLQSNEFNQNAFAKDQNGKMYFGGINGLILFSPEEIKDNPYAPKVSLTSLTRDGAPHEDTLSVEYLQNITLEWPQDSFEFEFTAFAYEQPSRNQYAYMLEGFDNDWINIGTQRNGRYTNLPGGNYTLRLRGSNSDGTWNEQGQAISIIVVPPFWETWWFLGLAVVVLGVSLIGGLRWGVKNIETRNRELERLVKKRTADLEKRTGEIEALYQADEKILRSVTLNHVFQTLVDVSITMLKADRSVVFLWNESKNKILPHVSRGFQPETLSVLQFDYGEGMVGRAMKTSAAVIVSHLKPNELRDDIRAAMDREGIRSYAHFPIIIDGKVVAIFNVAYTRPDALNKDAVRLFTALVNRASLSIANMQLFEQTKDLAVMEERNRLARDLHDSAKQKAFAALAQLGTVNGLVRSKNGEIAPNLNEAETLIYEVIQELNFLIQEIYPIALQEKGLQTTLREYIFEWENRNDITSNLTILNDRQLPLELEQAIYRLVQEALANVARHSKASRVDISLIYHTDSLQVTIADNGCGFDMNQKAKGLGFRSMRDRIGSLRGTVQIQSTPGQGTCLIAQVPIKNNGGSET